The Ptiloglossa arizonensis isolate GNS036 chromosome 4, iyPtiAriz1_principal, whole genome shotgun sequence genome contains the following window.
CGCAAGAATGTCCGGCGAGTTCGCGAATCGTCGGAACGCGGTCTACCGTAGATACTGGGTCAGATTCGGTTCCGACGTAATCGAATTCCATATATTCGAGTCTCGCTGCTAGtgtctcgacgacgacgacgacgtttacCGGTCGATGATTCGAGCGTATAATCGTCGACGTCCAGATCGTAATAAAACGTATTTATCGAGCGAAGAATGGTTCGCGCGCCAAACGCGATGATAATTTCTCGAGCAAAAAGATTCCGAACGCGCCCTCGGAGAGTTTCAAACGTCGTCCCCTAGTTGAAGAGAAACGGCTTTCGAAAGTCGGTCCGCGCTTCTTTGGAAAAACTCTATACATCGGTGGCGTACAAACGGACACAGAGCCAGGGTTGGCTAATTGCTGGGAATGTGTCTTCTCCCGGTCACAAAGCTCGCTCGCGGTCGACAAAATGGCTCGACAAAGTTAATCCCTCCGTCGAGCTTTCGCCCCCCGCCCCTTTCCCCTCGGACTGGCCGCGCCCTTCGAGAGCCGAAATCTCATAAATTCGGCGAAGCTCTCGATCCGCTCCAAGATTTAGCTGAAAGAGGAACGGTGCGCGGAGAGAAGAGAAGCGGAACGGAGCGGCGGGAGATCTTTCTTCGCCCTCGTTACGCCTCCCCCTCCTCGGAAGCTGGATTATCCACTGGAATTAACTTTCATCTTGAAAAACTCTGGCCCCGGCGCTCTTCGAAAATCCTTTCCCCGGCTCGTGCCAACGACCGAGCCTTTGCTCCCGTTAATTCTTCGAAAATCTCCACGCGATTGTCCCGAGTTTGTTCGCAAACGAGTATCGCCAGCGGTTTTCtcactttttttttgtaaatctcGAATCCATCGGTGGTTCGCGCGTCCTTCCCGCGGCAACGATGTATAGTTTCCGTTGAAGAAATTCGACGAAACGGTCGACGATTACCTCCTCGGACGTAGTTCGGTTTCGAGCGGGGACAAGTCCGAGTTACTTTCGTATCGGTGGTCGAACGCGTGCCCCGGCCGTGAAACGCaataaaacgaaacaattgCGAATTCTCGGTCCGAAGCACCGCTCTCGCGAAACGTATCGATGCTCTCGGTGGAGCGAAGCAACCGCCGGGAATAAATTGCAAAAAAGTTGGGCCGTTCGGTGCACCAAGAGAAGGGAGGGTGGCAGACTGTGGTGGAGCGAGCCCTCGTATTAGTTTTTATTCGGTGTTTGTTATACACCGAGAAGGCATAGGCGTAGGCAGCGCGGCGGTAACCGGCGTCAGACCGCCCACCTACAAGCCACGGCAATAAAATGGATTTATCGATGCCACAAAATGGCGGCTCCTTGCCCGCTTTCGGTCCGTGCTCGTACTTCATTTTGCCGATATTAAATGCTGTAAATTCAGGCCGCCGCCACTttccctctctttttctcccGGCCGAGCGTgctctttctcgttttcgtttcaccgcACTTTTCCCTCGCGCCGGAAACGAAAAGAATAGCGGGGCGAGggctggaaagaaaaaaaggaggagGGAGGGTCGGAAAAAAATCGAGGGAAAACTCGGCTCGCCCTTAATCCGCGTCCTCGGGAGGCCGGAGTGAGTTAAATCTCGGTCAAAAAGCGCCGAGAATTGCGAATCCTGGAGAGAGAACGAAAGTCAAGGACGGCCGTTGCGATTCGTCGGGTTCGCGGAAACGATGGGGCCGCACCGTTCGAGCGACTTTCGCGAATTTCGAAATTCCGAGGGAACTAGCCTTTCCACGGTCGCGCGATGTTGGCCCAGTTTCTCGTTCCTCCGTTCGTTTCCCTTCTGCCTCGCGACGTCCGAAACAGCGGCCGCGACCTCGTgaaaagacggagaaagaaaagatcTTTCGTCGCTGGAAGCCGCGACTCGCAGCTTCCCTCTCCGGATGGTTCGTGCGCCGTAACTCATCCGGAGTAGTCCGATATTAGAAAGGTGACGTATCGTCGTGTATTGTGAACCAACCCTGAAAGGAACTTCAGAAGTCGGCCCCTTTCGCGCGAGGCCGCTCTCGTATCTACCCTCGCGTCTCCCCGCGAACGGTGTAACGCGTACGATATATTATTCGGGGCGGCGACATAACGAAACCGTACCGGAGCGCCGTAAAGATACATTAATCCCCCGACAGCCGCGTCCTTTATGGAAATACTCGCTCTGGAAACGCGAGAAGGTTCGTTCGTAGAGCGCGGAATTTATTTTCCCAGCCGGAGAAAATACAATACTTTTACCACCGATCCGGTTAAAATTGACCCGGAAAGAACGATATTAAGATCCGTGTCTTCGAAGAAGAGACGAGCGAAATAATATTATGCCGCTATCGTGAATTTTCCAAAGGACGATCTCCTCCCCGTTTCCTCTCCCGTCACCGAGAGAGAAACGACTCGACCCGaggaataatatttcttttcctcgccgcaagaaaaacaaataattacGAGTAACCGCGATAAAGTATGTACATTACCTTCCGGAAATATACCCGGGGTCGTTTTCTTCGTGGATCTGGaaaaatacgctcgaggaaattGTTCGCGATCTTGACATCGGTCGCGCGATACCGCGATACGATATTCATCGTTGTTGGAAACGATACGAGAAATACCCGGGATCGTAAATAATTTGGCGATAAATCGGTCCGAACGAGCTTTCGTTGGATCGGAGCACTGTTGGTATTTTTATTCTCGTTCCAGCTTCGGTGGACGCCAATTTCGCGTTCCATCCGGTCCGCAATAATACGCTCGGTTCATCGGGACGAGCTGCTCGAAGTTGTTAAACACGTGCTCGCCGAGCGGTAAGAGCGCGCTCTGTCCCGCACCGTAATCAAGATCGTAAAAGCGCGCTTTACGATCGACCGCTTACGCAAAAACCCAATCGTATCCGCGTAAACCGGAAGCATCGCGCAACACGTAACCGCGCAAcggcataaaactgcgaaacggGCACGCGAGCCGCGCGAATTTTACTCGATCCCTGTCTCTGTCTCCTGGCCGCGGGAACGGTAATAAATTTTACCGGTGTACGTTTACGCGTCCGCGTACGCGCGATCCGCAATGCCGGGCACTCGAATTTCGAGCCATCGAGCCACGAACCGAACGGAACACCATCGACGACGAGATCGCTTTTCGCGCGCTTCCTCGAGACGGTAAGGATAAGATTTTTCGCAGCGAACTCGTTGAAGCGCGCGTCGCGAGTTCCTATCGTCGACTCGAGTTCTCGGTCGAgaatagaatctcgctcgaaagAACGTGAACGCGTCGGTTTCGAATCCACCGAATCCACGTACCCCGTTACGCGTCCGTCGCGAGTATGTCGTTAGTGCCGAACACGACTCTTTGATAATTGCGATGCAACACGTTTTTCAACTCCCCCGCGTGATCGCTGTCCCTGGTCTCGCAGACCACCGTCACGTTCACGCTGAAGATGTCCGACATGAGCCAAGCCCGCTCGTGCACGATATCCTTTATCGAGACGCCGATGTTGGCCAGCATTTTGCAAAGCTCCGCGATGCCGCCCGGTCGATCCGACACCGTCACCGTAAACTTCACGAGACGACCTTCCGCTGCCAGTCCTCGGTCCAGACATCGTCCCAGTATGGTCGTGTCGATGTTTCCTCCGCAGAGCAGCAACACCACCCTGATCGATCCGCAGAAAGGAAACGGGAGTTACGACGCGTAACAATCGTGCGCGAGTTAAACAGAGATCACGAACAACCTTTTCCCTTTGAGCTCGTCCAGTTGACCGGCCAGAATGGCCGCTAATCCGGTCGCGCCGGCACCCTCGACGATGCATTTCTCGCTTTCGACCAACTTCAAGATAGCGATGGCTATCCACTCCTCCTTCACCACGACCAATTTGTCGATCAGCGGGTTCGCCGTGGCGAAAGCGTTGTACCCGACCATGGGAACCGCCAGTCCATCGGCCAGAGTGGAACGCGTATCGGTGTATATCGGCCGGTCCGCTTTTCGCGCCGCATAGAAACTGGGACACCTTTCCGATTCAACGCCCTGAAACGTCGGAGAAAAAAAGCTACGATGCACGCTCGAGAGGCGAACGAGAGGCGAACGAGAGGCTCCCTTCGAAGGTCGCGACGGAGAAATAAGACCAAAGGagggaattttcgaacgaacgaacgaacgtttaaaCGAAGAGACTCACGATGATCGTTACGCGAGGGTGAAGCGTCTTCACGGCCAAAGCTACGCCCGAGATCAAACCACCCCCTCCGATCGGAACAACCACCGCGTCGATGTTCGAGACCTGTTCCACTATTTCGAGGCCCAACGTTCCTTGTCCAGCCATGATGTCCGGATGATCGTATCTGAAACACAGTTCGATCGAATGCGTCGCGAGCGCTCCCGAATGTTACAGAGCACGCAGGAACGCAGACTTTGAAACGGAAAGCGAGCGACGATAGCGACTGCCGCCAAGTTATCGATCGCGCGAATGACTCAGAGCCCGATAAATCTCGCGATCGTTGTAACCGCTTTATTCCCACCGAGACCGAGAACAAAGTTCGAAACTTGGACGACTCGTAACGTCGGCTGGAAATAGGATACACTCGTAGCAACGCACAATAATTCCTTTCAACGAACACACTTTCGTACCCGTTTATGTAGGTCATTCCTCTCTCGTTGGCGTATCGAAGAGCGATGCGTTTCGCCTCTCCCATGTCGCGGCCATCGACGATCACTTTGGCACCGTAGTGACGGCAGGCCGCGATCTTCATGATCGGCGCCAAAATCGGCATCACCACCGTCACCGCTATTCCCAGTTGGCTTCCGTGGTAACAGAGCGCGAGGGCATGGTTGCCCAACGACGCCGATATCACGCCTACCTTCTTCTGACTCTCCGACAGCATCACGAGAGCGTATCGCGCCCCGCGCTCCTTGAAGCTTCCGGTCGCCTGGAGGAAGTCCTTCTTCAGGTAGAGGTCGATCCCGGTACTCTCCGAGAGACGCGATCGCTGAGGAAATTAAAGCGCCTCTCAATTCGCGACCAAAGGTACAAGATAGAGTTCTCGATACTCGAGTCACGGTTTCCGATACTTTGTCACGagtatcgcgaaacgatacgaGGAATCGGtctgtcgaaaaaaaaaaactgtgcaCGGAATGGACGCGTTCCCGAAGAAACAAAGTCGAGGACTCAGAAGTCATACCACGCAGGGAGTGTTGATTACACCGTGTTTGATCTTGAAAGCGGCGGAAATGATGTCCTCGAAGGTAATTTTCTTGGGGTCCTCCGCGACGCAGTTCGGGTCGATCAGCTGCTCTTTGTTCTCCTGTACAAACAAATTCACAGCTTTCGACGATTCTTCGCGAGATCCGatgcgttcgattcgattcgaagacAGTGTCGCGATCAAGAACCGAAAAACTCGAGACGGTTGAACGCGACGCGTTTCAACATCGATCGAACCCGGTTGTTTATCTTCGAtctccttcgtttctacgaCCGGCCGATTGTCGCGAGATCTTTGCTAGAAACGGCAAAAAAAGTGGCGATTACGTGAAAGTCGGACGAGTCCAGACCGTTCCCCTGGGAGATCGGCGGACACGCGGGACCGTCGCAGCCGTCCTGGGAATCCGATTTCTTGTACAGGCTCATCGCGATCGATGTACGAAAGCACCGCGATACATTTGCTCGTCAAAAATCGACTGGGAACGATCGCCGATCGCTCGAGCTACTCGTTGTATCGTCGGTGTCGCGTATCGCCGTCCCATTGGTTATCGCGTTCAAACTTTGACCTCGTTACTCTCGATTGTCATAGTTTCTAGGCTATTACATTCGTTGCACAACGATTGTTTCTCTTGGCGTTTCCCCTCCGataacgcgaacagattggtaATATTCCGTCGAGCGCAGCGAGGAAACGGGAGCGGGAGCGGGAACGGGAACAGGAACGGGAACGATCCCGTGAATTTCCCATTTTCCGGTTTCGGATCCGTTCGTGCGCGATCCACGGTCCCAGTCGTCGCGAAATCTACCGGCCCTCGTGATCCGTAGCCAGAGATTCCGGTCGACGATAACCCCGAGCGGACCGATGGAACTCGCGCGACGTACCGGCCTgtgacgaaagaaaattatcgcGACAGAAAATTCCTACCGCTCGTCGTCGCTCGTGTCCAACTTGCTCTTGACACTTTGCTCGACTCGGGCACCGTTAACGCCATTGTTTACGAGCCCGTAAACACCGCCGAGTCGATAAACGGGATCTTCATCGGCGCGCGTTCGAGCGAACAACTCGAGATAATCGGCGATAAAACACCGTTCGACGGTGCGTTCCAGCGTGGGCGAAAACTCGCGGAAAACCGTGAAAACCGTGAAAACCGTGAAAACCGTGAAAACCGAGGACACGTGACCGATGCTCGGCGCGCCGTATTTGCCTTCGATGCTGATGCAAGCGTAACGATGCTTGTTCGCTGGGTATGCAGATATTCGTCGACAAAAAGGCACGGGGTGCCGGTCTAACTGCGTCAAGAGCCCCGGTCTCGTCGGTTCTTACGAATTTATGGCCGCGTGCGTCGCCCAGCCTTTTTTCTTCTCTACCTTAGCCAGCGAATATCGCATTGTGCTCGCGCCTCGATCGAGCCGAGAGAAACTGATTTATCGACGAGCTGTATTTTCCAACGGATCGAGTGAAAAAGTGCGACGTACGGATCATTACTGTCGCAGGTTATCGCCGACAACTCCTCTGCCCCTCGTTCCGCGTATACGAACCCCGCGACACGTGCGTCAGCCCTTCGCCGAAATAAAGGGCAAAACGCAAGCTGCATCGGTTGTAATTCACTCGGCCCGGATACGTTCCTTTTCCAGCTGGAATCGGCGTTATTTATTATCGTTTGTCGTTTCGCCGATCCCTTTTAAAATAAACACCGTTGTCTGGAAACGAACGACGTTCAATGATCGATAGCGAGAAATCGATAACGAGAAACTCGTACCCGGAGTAGTCGGTCGCGCGATCTCGAGACGATCGTCGTTACTCGTGCGCGACTCGGTCGTTGATCGGTGGATTGAAAGAAAACGCACAATCTCGAGGAAAGTCTTTTAATATCGCCAACAAGACGAACGACGCGACCGATACAGAGAGGTCGAAAGAGCGAAGATCGAGGAGCGCATCGACGAACGTTACAAAAATCTGACTCTACTATTTACAGGAGATC
Protein-coding sequences here:
- the Srr gene encoding serine racemase, whose amino-acid sequence is MSLYKKSDSQDGCDGPACPPISQGNGLDSSDFHENKEQLIDPNCVAEDPKKITFEDIISAAFKIKHGVINTPCVRSRLSESTGIDLYLKKDFLQATGSFKERGARYALVMLSESQKKVGVISASLGNHALALCYHGSQLGIAVTVVMPILAPIMKIAACRHYGAKVIVDGRDMGEAKRIALRYANERGMTYINGYDHPDIMAGQGTLGLEIVEQVSNIDAVVVPIGGGGLISGVALAVKTLHPRVTIIGVESERCPSFYAARKADRPIYTDTRSTLADGLAVPMVGYNAFATANPLIDKLVVVKEEWIAIAILKLVESEKCIVEGAGATGLAAILAGQLDELKGKRVVLLLCGGNIDTTILGRCLDRGLAAEGRLVKFTVTVSDRPGGIAELCKMLANIGVSIKDIVHERAWLMSDIFSVNVTVVCETRDSDHAGELKNVLHRNYQRVVFGTNDILATDA